A window of the Plasmodium falciparum 3D7 genome assembly, chromosome: 3 genome harbors these coding sequences:
- a CDS encoding DER1-like protein — protein sequence MLFYKLICLFLSFIIIIIHGKDISSTKKLLKSGNLNNKIKKGRERYGGIYNSKYMTIEKRRKYNYIKKQKNNNNSYFSYCNVYKNNDVNNNYTAYNYYINNPKNKLKEYYEKIKNHVIKKKKKIFSLKFSQNKRNEKKKKYFFINFTSFHDIKDNIKVLFNIDYIENNIIYSYIKSFKRTPPITKIYLLGTFLLSVLIHMNKNVYKLILFDFNKIFKKGEIWRLFTPYLYIGNLYLQYILMFNYLNIYMSSVEISHYKKPEDFLIFLTFGYISNLLFTIWANMYNENIMNVKLYIHNFKNFFIKDCVSKYTSRSSTNNNSNNINSNNRSSNNNNHYNNSKNIDIKKEQYNHLGYVFSTYILYYWSRINEGTLINCFELFFIKAEYVPFFFIIQNILLYNEFSLYEVASIFSSYLFFTYEKYFKFNYLRLFFKTLLKVIHIYPLYDRYKEEYE from the coding sequence atgcttttttataaattaatttgtttattcttgagttttataattatcataatccATGGTAAAGATATTAGTAGTacaaagaaattattaaaaagtggtaacttaaataataagataaaaaaaggaagagaAAGATATGGAGGAATATATAACTCTAAATATATGACTATTGAAAagagaagaaaatataattatataaaaaagcaaAAGAATAACAATAACTCCTATTTTAGTTATTGtaatgtttataaaaataatgatgtaaataataattacacagcatataattattatattaataatcctaaaaacaaattaaaagaatattatgaaaaaataaaaaatcatgttataaaaaaaaaaaagaaaatattttcgTTAAAATTTtcacaaaataaaagaaacgaaaaaaagaaaaaatatttttttataaattttaccAGTTTTCatgatataaaagataatataaaagtattatttaatatagacTATATAgaaaacaatattatatattcatatataaaatctttTAAAAGAACACCTcctataacaaaaatatatttattaggtACATTCCTTTTAAGTgtattaatacatatgaataaaaatgtatataaattaatattatttgattttaataaaatatttaaaaaaggaGAAATTTGGAGATTATTCACaccttatttatatattggtaatttatatttacaatatatattgatgtttaattatttaaatatttatatgtccTCGGTTGAAATTTCACATTATAAAAAACCAGAAGATTTCTTGATTTTCTTAACATTTggatatatatcaaatttgTTATTTACAATATGGGCGAATATGTATAAcgaaaatataatgaatgtaaagttatatatacacaactttaaaaatttttttatcaaagATTGTGTTTCAAAATATACGTCAAGAAGTAgcacaaataataatagtaataatattaatagtaataatcgtagtagtaataataataaccattataataattcaaaaaatatcgatattaaaaaagaacagTATAATCATCTGGGTTATGTTTTTTCAacttatattctttattactGGAGCAGAATTAATGAAGGCACATTAATAAATTGTTTTGagctattttttataaaagcaGAATATGTCcccttcttttttattatacaaaatattcttttatataacgAATTCTCTCTTTATGAAGTAGCTTCTATATTCTCAAGTTACCTTTTTTTTacttatgaaaaatattttaaatttaattatttaagaTTATTCTTTAAAACTCTGCTCAAGGTTATTCATATTTACCCTTTATACGACAGGTACAAGGAGGAGTAtgaataa
- a CDS encoding serine/threonine protein phosphatase 6, putative: MAKGEERKWIEQLRMNPPKLLDESDLRLVCQRVKEILVEENNVQSIKPPVIICGDIHGQFFDLLELFDVGGDIMNNDYIFLGDYVDRGYNSVETFEYLLLLKLLFPKNITLLRGNHESRQITTVYGFYDECFKKYGNANAWKYCTDIFDYLTLAALVDNQIFCVHGGLSPEIKLIDQLRLINRVQEIPHEGAFGDIMWSDPDEVDDWVANPRGAGWLFGPNVTKKFNHINNLELIARAHQLAMEGYRYMFEDSTIITVWSAPNYCYRCGNVAAIMRIDEYMNRQMLIFKDTPDSRNSIKNKATIPYFL, encoded by the coding sequence ATGGCAAAAGGAGAAGAAAGAAAGTGGATTGAACAACTTCGTATGAATCCTCCAAAATTATTAGATGAAAGTGATTTAAGATTAGTGTGTCAAAGAGTTAAGGAAATATTagtagaagaaaataatgtgCAGTCTATAAAGCCCCCTGTTATTATATGTGGAGATATTCATGGTCaattttttgatttattagAATTATTTGATGTTGGTGGAGATATAATgaataatgattatatatttttaggtGATTATGTAGATAGAGGTTATAATAGTGTTGAAACatttgaatatttattattattaaaattgttatttccaaaaaatataacattattaAGAGGAAACCATGAGAGTAGACAAATAACTACAGTATATGGATTTTACGAtgaatgttttaaaaaatatggaaatgcTAATGCATGGAAATATTGTACTGatatatttgattatttAACATTAGCGGCGTTAGTTGATAATCAAATATTTTGTGTACATGGTGGTTTGTCTCCTGAAATTAAATTAATCGACCAATTAAGATTAATAAATAGAGTACAAGAAATACCACATGAAGGAGCCTTCGGTGATATTATGTGGTCTGATCCTGATGAAGTTGATGATTGGGTTGCTAACCCTAGGGGGGCTGGATGGTTATTTGGTCCGAATGTTACTAAAAAatttaatcatataaataatcttGAATTAATAGCACGAGCTCATCAGCTAGCTATGGAAGGATATAGATACATGTTTGAAGATTCAACTATTATTACTGTTTGGTCAGCTCCTAATTATTGTTATCGTTGTGGTAACGTCGCAGCAATAATGAGGATTGATGAGTATATGAACAGACAAATGttaatatttaaagataCACCTGATTCAAGAAattctataaaaaataaggcCACCATACCCTACTTCTTATAA
- a CDS encoding RING finger protein RNF1, giving the protein MAHKVKKEKKTEAQETPVVAKEQTHAKEENNESNIAVTEENVISKNGQEIAISKNDQEIAISKNDQEIAISNNDQEIAISKNDQENVALNSSEERQNASKEEDNELKQIKEFHDISNENEHNENRSFSTSTLSSFFKEYEENSVEQHFFSEGTHTEHSMEDSNNVETIENAITNDVLRSNRSTSYSKQKNELTSVTCYVCGETVDLNIWSDHIFAHKLDSKTTRENYFSNEKGNNANVDCCKKEDNLNCDVDRYDEKKENINITNSSLSSSSNGAYDSLNELYRNINDERQKNKIAQKPKEDDNNTNLNISNTTNDDNTKGTNTYDNVRNNLERENIEQGEMFYNGNSKIDTCGYNTSLSNGNETTKIKESSNVNEKRNSEEINLPGTENSKEDMEISRSTNNEANNNEHDNKEKEEKRVNEKKEEITQRSRYCMDDNSPINYFGIAFNNRKEFTIRDYMPSNLHDRNTSRIYGRGIRTNSSSYYNILENFYKRRLQRLQNARNRMYIDYDKIIREIYERYRRTGEFIYRPTNTNGNYYRDRANANMGNNNMNAGILNNIKNHLFNANRKNNMVLEQKLYDNKSTESFKNMNRHEVQSINNKNTNMISSNSNSNISKDKNNNVTNSHSDDKNNKRNNDKVNIFNGKSIPGTKLNPCNNEINSVNNVMRIKPEEYNNRNTEFKSFKTPTNINVPIAPHVSLMKRDNLRALHLNADQSINKLSKNEQTTQTDINRNTSRMDNRLEILTNTNNNNNNNNNNNNNNSINNSSKNEVSQKNGKDNENKNENENEDKNKNEDEDKNKNDDHNNKKEDDNDDNNNNSSNNNNNSNNSSNNNSNNNSNNNSNNNNSNNSNNNNNNTNRNMSSNNNRNNNNTNESSGNNILVGRNNIRNPNNDVIYSLIHDMYRDKGPIQIIGHAPYCDDQYIVTNPLQTRMRNVNVGQNSNAYDNNRYRTPNGQNYSGGNNNIITTSSSNNRDGNANRDGNANRDGNSNRDGNVNRDSDTNRDSDTNRDSDTYRDSDTNGDSDTYGDMNTKVIINSTDNAMPGVVTHRVIRDGNQDTIVINVPSTSRCYFALSLQSYRHDNPENSTQGNVNSNQNNDVNNSLSLFREGHNFSCVNYDREKSEHSNLKKCCICCENYQHNDNVIFLPCTHNFHKQCILKWISKNTTCPLCKIDLRNSYKK; this is encoded by the coding sequence ATGGCTCataaagtaaaaaaagaaaaaaaaactgaGGCCCAAGAAACACCAGTTGTTGCTAAAGAGCAAACGCATGCAAAAGAAGAGAACAATGAAAGTAATATTGCCGTTACAGAAGAAAATGTCATTTCAAAAAATGGCCAAGAAATAGCCATTTCAAAAAATGACCAAGAAATAGCCATTTCAAAAAATGACCAAGAAATTGCCATTTCAAATAATGACCAAGAAATTGCTATTTCAAAAAATGACCAAGAAAATGTTGCTTTGAACAGTTCAGAAGAAAGACAGAATGCATCTAAGGAAGAAGACAATGAACTAAAGCAAATTAAAGAGTTTCATGATATAAGTAATGAGAATGAACATAACGAAAATAGAAGCTTCTCAACATCCACTCTTTCCAGTTTTTTCAAAGAATATGAGGAAAATTCTGTGGAACAACATTTTTTTTCGGAGGGCACTCATACAGAACATTCCATGGAAGATTCAAATAATGTAGAGACTATAGAGAATGCAATTACAAATGATGTTTTAAGGTCTAACAGAAGTACAAGTTATTCTAAACAGAAAAACGAATTAACATCTGTAACTTGTTATGTATGTGGAGAAACTGTAGACTTAAATATCTGGAGTGATCATATATTTGCTCATAAGTTGGATAGTAAAACTACGCGTGAAAACTATTTTTCTaatgaaaaaggaaataacGCAAATGTTGATTGCtgtaaaaaagaagataattTGAATTGTGATGTTGATagatatgatgaaaaaaaagaaaacataaatatcACGAATTCTTCTTTATCTAGTTCTTCTAATGGTGCATATGATAGTTTGaatgaattatatagaaatattaatgatgaaaGGCAAAAGAACAAGATCGCACAGAAGCCTAAGGAGGACGATAACAACACGAATTTGAACATTAGTAACACTACTAATGATGATAACACAAAAGGTACTAATACTTATGATAACGTCCGTAATAATTTAGAAAGGGAAAACATAGAACAAGGGGAAATGTTTTATAACGGCAATTCTAAAATTGATACATGCGGATACAATACTTCTCTAAGTAATGGAAATGAAACtacaaaaataaaggaaTCTAGTAATGTTAATGAGAAGAGAAATTCTGAAGAAATTAATTTACCAGGTACTGAAAATTCCAAGGAAGACATGGAAATTAGTAGATCAACAAACAATGAagcaaataataatgaacatgataataaagaaaaagaagaaaaaagggtgaatgaaaaaaaagaagaaataacaCAACGATCAAGATATTGTATGGATGATAATTCACCTATTAATTATTTCGGAATAGCATTTAACAATAGGAAGGAATTTACCATAAGAGATTATATGCCATCCAATTTACATGACAGAAACACATCAAGGATATACGGAAGAGGCATAAGAACAAATAGTTCTTCATATTATAACATACTTGAGAATTTTTATAAACGTAGATTACAACGTTTACAAAACGCTAGAAATCGTATGTATATTGATTATGATAAGATTATACGTGAAATATATGAAAGATATAGAAGAACAGgtgaatttatatatagaccTACCAACACAAATGGAAACTATTATAGAGATAGGGCTAATGCGAATAtgggaaataataatatgaatgctggaatattaaataatataaagaatcaTTTGTTTAATGCAAATAGAAAGAACAACATGGTTTTAGAACAAAAactatatgataataaaagtacTGAgagttttaaaaatatgaatcgTCATGAGGTACAAAGcattaataataagaacACTAACATGATTAGCAGTAATTCAAATAGTAACATCTCTAAGGATAAGAACAATAATGTTACTAATAGTCATAGTGATGACAAGAATAATAAACGCAATAACGATAaggtaaatatttttaatgggAAAAGTATACCTGGTACAAAATTAAACCCTTGCAATAATGAAATTAATTCTGTAAATAATGTAATGAGAATAAAACcagaagaatataataataggaATACAGAATTTAAATCTTTTAAGACACCAACAAATATTAATGTTCCAATAGCACCACATGTTTCTTTAATGAAAAGGGATAACTTACGAGCTTTACATTTGAATGCTGACCAGAGTATCAATAAGTTATCGAAAAATGAACAAACCACTCAAACAGATATAAATAGAAACACTTCACGTATGGATAATCGCCTTGAAATATTaacaaatacaaataataataacaataataataacaataataataataataatagtataaataatagtagCAAAAATGAAGTTTCCCAGAAGAATGGCAaggataatgaaaataaaaatgaaaatgaaaatgaggataaaaataaaaatgaagatgaggataaaaataaaaatgatgatcataataataagaaggaGGATGACaatgatgataacaataataacagcagcaacaacaataataacagcAACAACAGCAGCAACAACAACAGCAACAACAACAGCAACAACAACagcaacaataataacagcAACAATagcaataacaataataataatacgaaCAGAAACAtgagtagtaataataatagaaataaCAATAACACTAACGAATCTTctggtaataatatattagtgggtagaaataatataagaaatcCCAATAATGATGTAATTTATTCTTTAATTCACGATATGTATCGTGACAAGGGTCCAATACAAATTATTGGACACGCTCCATATTGTGATGATCAATATATTGTAACGAACCCACTTCAAACAAGAATGAGAAATGTTAATGTAGGTCAAAATTCAAATgcttatgataataatagatATAGAACTCCTAATGGACAAAATTATTCCGGTGgaaataacaatataattactactagtagtagtaataatagagATGGTAATGCCAACAGAGATGGTAATGCTAATAGAGATGGTAATTCTAACAGAGATGGTAATGTCAACAGAGATAGTGATACTAATAGAGATAGTGATACTAATAGAGATAGTGATACTTATAGAGATAGTGATACTAATGGAGATAGCGATACTTATGGAGATATGAATACTAAGGTTATTATAAATTCTACTGATAATGCTATGCCTGGAGTTGTTACACATCGAGTTATAAGAGATGGAAATCAAGACACGATTGTTATTAATGTACCATCTACTTCAAGATGTTATTTTGCCTTATCACTACAATCATACCGTCATGATAACCCTGAAAATTCAACACAAGGAAATGTTAATTCAAATCAAAATAACGATGTGAATAATTCCTTGTCCCTTTTTAGAGAAGGACATAATTTTTCATGTGTTAATTATGATAGGGAAAAATCAGAACAttctaatttaaaaaaatgttgtATTTGTTGTGAAAATTATCAACATAATGATAATGTGATATTTTTACCATGTACACATAATTTTCATAAGCAATGTATTCTTAAATGGATAAGTAAAAATACCACATGTCCACTTTGTAAAATAGATCTTCGAAATAGTTATaagaagtaa